In Daphnia pulicaria isolate SC F1-1A chromosome 5, SC_F0-13Bv2, whole genome shotgun sequence, a single genomic region encodes these proteins:
- the LOC124341017 gene encoding protein tweety-2-like has product MEENYVPSLLASFYHSLPHVNITFQFVNSTFNPRSDIYLESLGVAASVPAVWLLFTLLVLLSYLLSRCCDKQLRQGRSLYCHRWVLGVTAFICSATVAVGLYGNDDVHNASVRFSSTLRAVQHNIDAVRDHSQSLKLNLETQSFPLADRLTEVVEGKLLANVTIQRLATELLHRTTANINRSTDDMNLLYERLVPTSPLPPFLTIFDAVELYRWPITMGLLSVFILLCLILIFGVVRRIRCLLVMFAVFGLLMIIISWCTASIYIALAMAMGDACVDPAGVVERLVANQYGADIADYYMRCPIDGVVKESGPLNTFVRQARLNIEKSEQLVAEFAVLAEMHYSPKDVQPSLDKLTRSLKTATQNLATLAGLVDCAPIHRRYLDILDVTCRKALFGLTFMLGSAVGAGLLFTILVWVDSHVWIYLRKRKGYLQVAEADPFLPLSSSAGSSSRGAQGGSLSRPSLNPPQTYSSAGTYPGRHAHYRHTHTPPQTPPFPGTMNGRGSHNRHEQASAPPLLLGPNNGQYPTLSKSCKTLESSDFY; this is encoded by the exons ATGGAAGAAAATTATGTACCGTCTCTGTTGGCCTCATTTTATCATTCACTGCCACATGTGAATATTACTTTCCAATTCGTAAACAGTACCTTTAACCCCAGGAGTGACATCTACTTGGAG tcACTGGGGGTTGCAGCTAGTGTTCCAGCTGTTTGGCTGCTATTTACTCTCTTGGTCTTGCTATCATATCTACTTTCTCGTTGTTGCGACAAACAACTTAGACAGGGTAGAAGTCTCTACTGTCACCGATGGGTTCTCGGTGTGACGGCGTTTATTTGCAG tGCTACTGTAGCAGTTGGTCTTTACGGAAATGACGATGTCCACAATGCTTCTGTACGTTTCAGCTCTACGTTACGCGCAGTTCAGCACAATATTGATGCTGTCAGAGATCAt AGTCAGTCACTAAAATTGAACTTGGAAACCCAAAGTTTCCCACTAGCGGATCGCCTAACAGAAGTTGTTGAGGGTAAGCTTCTCGCAAACGTTACCATCCAACGATTAGCGACCGAGTTGTTGCATAGAACCACAGCAAATATAAATCGTTCCACGGACGATATGAATTTGCTGTATGAACGTCTCGTGCCAACATCTCCTCTGCCACCATTCCTCACCATTTTTGACGCCGTCGAACTGTATAG ATGGCCGATTACTATGGGCCTGCTCAGCGTCTTCATCTTGCTTTGCTTGATTTTGATATTTGGAGTCGTTCGCCGCATCCGTTGTCTACTTGTcat GTTTGCAGTTTTTGGCTTGCTCATGATAATCATAAGCTGGTGCACAGCTTCAATCTACATAGCGTTGGCTATG gCTATGGGGGATGCATGTGTTGATCCCGCTGGTGTTGTTGAACGTCTTGTTGCTAATCAGTATGGCGCAGACATTGCCGATTACTACATGCGTTGCCCGATTGATGGTGTTGTCAAAGAAAGTGGTCCCTTGAACACGTTTGTGCGCCAGGCTCGTTTAAATATCGAGAAGAGCGAACAGTTAGTTGCCGAGTTTGCTGTGCTCGCCGAAATGCACTATTCGCCAAAAGAC GTACAACCTTCGCTTGACAAGCTTACCCGTTCGTTGAAAACAGCAACCCAAAACTTGGCAACTCTTGCCGGATTAGTAGATTGCGCCCCGATACACCGCCGGTACTTGGATATACTCGACGTTACTTGCCGCAAAGCttt ATTTGGACTGACGTTCATGCTTGGAAGCGCAGTTGGCGCTGGTTTGTTGTTTACCATTTTGGTGTGGGTGGATTCTCATGTTTGGATTTATTTAAGAAAACG AAAGGGTTATTTGCAAGTAGCCGAAGCAGATCCGTTCCTCCCCCTATCAAGTAGTGCTGGCAGTAGCAGTCGTGGGGCTCAGGGTGGTAGCTTAAGTCGACCGTCATTGAATCCTCCACAGACATACTCATCGGCCGGAACATATCCCGGCCGTCACGCACATTATCGTCATACACACACGCCACCTCAAACGCCGCCCTTCCCTGGAACCAT GAATGGACGTGGAAGTCATAATCGTCACGAGCAAGCTTCAGCTCCACCACTTCTGTTGGGTCCTAACAATGGCCAGTATCCCACGTTGAGCAAGTCATGCAAAACGCTCGAGTCGTCCGATTTCTACTAA